The Planctomycetia bacterium nucleotide sequence CATTCATATCGAAAACGGACGCTTTCATCTGAACGGGCGCCCGACTTATTTGAAGATGGTCCTCGACCAGGGCTACTGGATGGAATCAACCATCACGCCCCCCACCGACGCGGCCATCCAATACGACATCAAGATGACCATGGACATGGGCTTCAACGGCGCGACCTGGGACTGGAGTTTCTTGATGTGACGAGCCAAGTGGACATTGTGTGGAACAGCTCCGACAGAAACGGCAGCCGGCAGCAGGATGTCTACCGGCTGACGAACATCGGCGCCTCCGTGATTGACACGCACCTGGTGATCGTAGTCCGCGGCTTGTCCGATGAGATCGAGCTACAGAACGCCAGCGGGAAAGCGAGTGACGGAGATCCATATCATCTTCGTGTGTTCCTGCCCGACGGCGCCCTCATTCCCAACCAGAGCTTGATTCCGACGTTGTGTTTCAGACGGAGGCCCGGCTCCCCGCCGGTCAACCACTCGGTCACCCTCCTTTCGGGACAGGGCAATCCATAAGTCTTTCCTGAATCCGTTCGAGCTATTAGATGGTGGCACGTGGCCATGGATTGTCTGGAGTTTCGGTGCCCCGCGGTACCCGCGCGGTAACTGGAGAATTCAGAGAGCCCAGGGGCGATATCGCGCGAGATTATTTAGTACGAAAGACGCAGCTATCGCCGTCGGTAAGCGTTTTCAGTCATTAAAGTGCGTGATCGTCGGTTCACTAACGGCGAATCTCAAGGAGAACTGTCGATTCTGGCTTGCCGTTCCGAAATCGTTCCTACATAAAGCGGAAGCAGTATTCGTTTCACGCCTTAATTCTGGCACGATGCGTTCATCAGCGCGGCAAGGCGGCAACAGGCTCTCGTTTCGGTCTTCGGGTCGTGCAGCAATCATCTGAGGCAATGTACCCTGAAAACGTAATGCCTGATTTCATGTTGCTCGCAGCTTCGCTCGGCCTGCTTCTGCTGGCCGCTCGCTATTTCGTGGACGGCATATCTACGATCGCCGAGAGTCTTGGCGTGCCGAAGATCGTGATCGGCATGACCGTCGTGGCGTTCGGCACCAGCACCCCGGAATTGGTCGTCAATTCCATTTCCGCATACCAGGGCTCAACAGATCTGGCCTTCGGGAACATCGTCGGTTCTTGCCTGGTCAACGTCGGCTTCGTCCTGGGATTGACCGCATTGATCCGTCCAATGAAGGTGGAGGCCTCGCTGATTACCAGGGAGATCCCGATGCTGATTGTCGCCGTCGCGGCGATTGTTGTCCTTGGGAGCGACCGTTTTCTAAATGCGGAAGCGCAGGACACCTGGCGCCGAGGCGATGGGCTAATTCTGCTGCTGTTGTTCTGCATTTTTCTGTACTACACGACGCGGCAGGCGAGGGGCGCAGGCAACTCCGACGCTT carries:
- a CDS encoding calcium/sodium antiporter, encoding MYPENVMPDFMLLAASLGLLLLAARYFVDGISTIAESLGVPKIVIGMTVVAFGTSTPELVVNSISAYQGSTDLAFGNIVGSCLVNVGFVLGLTALIRPMKVEASLITREIPMLIVAVAAIVVLGSDRFLNAEAQDTWRRGDGLILLLLFCIFLYYTTRQARGAGNSDAFIAEVREEVARAAPKSLWIQIGVTLAGFIGVSLGANWTVQYAVAIARGIGVSETVIGLTVISLGTTLPELATCILAARRGDADIALGNIVGSNLFNLLCIGGIVSTVRPVAIPAGGHIDLMVMAFLSVVLLPIAIRSGRTITRGEGAFLMAIFIAYLGWRVAGVSYAK